In Mauremys reevesii isolate NIE-2019 linkage group 16, ASM1616193v1, whole genome shotgun sequence, a single window of DNA contains:
- the ACSF3 gene encoding malonate--CoA ligase ACSF3, mitochondrial isoform X11, with amino-acid sequence MLGSWIFCHVNLPMRCLVHGVHRWRWPACGRRNVGHFRKGLHTTRTPFSGRVTPVFTRALAFGDKIAIIDQNGEHTYRDLYTQSVHLSQQICEVLRCSSGDLKEERISFLCSNDASYVIAQWASWMSGGVAVPLYRKHPVQELEYFIQDSQSSLVIATEEYVKHITPSAEKLGIPVLPLVNSASDGWINDKTVEAFPLAIDCPEWKDRGAMIIYTSGTTGRPKGVLSTHQNVQAVVTGLVDKWEWTKEDVILHVLPLHHVHGVINKLLCPLWVGATCIMLSEFSPQKVNGFRIGSPSCASPGEVEEHHRTHAAGEVRDDRGRNGTF; translated from the exons ATGTTGGGCTCCTGGATATTTTGCCATGTGAATTTGCCCATGCGATGTCTTGTTCACGGTGTACACCGCTGGAGGTGGCCTGCCTGTGGGCGGAGGAATGTTGGACATTTCAGAAAAGGCCTGCACACCACAAGAACACCATTCAGTGGTAGGGTTACCCCCGTCTTCACCAGAGCTTTGGCTTTTGGTGATAAAATTGCCATCATTGATCAAAATGGAGAGCACACGTACAGGGACCTTTACACTCAAAGTGTCCACTTGTCTCAGCAAatctgtgaagtgctcagatgttCCAGTGGAGACCTAAAGGAGGAGCGGATCTCGTTTTTATGCTCAAATGATGCCTCATATGTGATTGCCCAGTGGGCTTCCTGGATGAGTGGAGGCGTAGCTGTTCCCCTGTACAGGAAACACCCAGTGCAGGAACTGGAGTATTTCATCCAAGACTCCCAGAGTAGTCTAGTTATTGCCACAGAAGAGTATGTGAAGCACATAACCCCTAGTGCTGAGAAACTGGGAATACCCGTTCTGCCACTTGTTAACTCTGCTAGCGATGGATGGATAAATGATAAGACTGTGGAAGCGTTCCCCTTGGCAATTGACTGTCCTGAGTGGAAAGATAGAGGAGCGATGATAATCTACACCAGTGGGACTACAGGAAGACCAAAAGGTGTCCTTAGTACCCATCAGAATGTGCAAGCTGTG gtaACAGGGCTGGTTGACAAATGGGAGTGGACGAAGGAAGATGTTATCTTGCATGTGCTGCCTTTACACCATGTCCACGGAGTGATCAATAAGCTGCTGTGCCCTCTTTGGGTGGGAGCTACGTGCATCATGCTGTCCGAGTTCAGCCCTCAGAAG GTTAATGGTTTCAGGATCGGCAGCCCTTCCTGTGCCAGTCCTGGAGAGGTGGAAGAACATCACCGGACACATGCTGCTGGAGAGGTACGGGATGACAGAGGTCGGAATGGCACTTTCTAA
- the ACSF3 gene encoding malonate--CoA ligase ACSF3, mitochondrial isoform X6 → MLGSWIFCHVNLPMRCLVHGVHRWRWPACGRRNVGHFRKGLHTTRTPFSGRVTPVFTRALAFGDKIAIIDQNGEHTYRDLYTQSVHLSQQICEVLRCSSGDLKEERISFLCSNDASYVIAQWASWMSGGVAVPLYRKHPVQELEYFIQDSQSSLVIATEEYVKHITPSAEKLGIPVLPLVNSASDGWINDKTVEAFPLAIDCPEWKDRGAMIIYTSGTTGRPKGVLSTHQNVQAVVTGLVDKWEWTKEDVILHVLPLHHVHGVINKLLCPLWVGATCIMLSEFSPQKVWEKFLSPRAPRISIFMAVPTIYSRLMEHYDKHFSQPHVQDFVRATCQNNFRLMVSGSAALPVPVLERWKNITGHMLLERYGMTEVGMALSNPLHGVRVPGRRLKDWERYRTEQPGGSRDSGYNNCSKG, encoded by the exons ATGTTGGGCTCCTGGATATTTTGCCATGTGAATTTGCCCATGCGATGTCTTGTTCACGGTGTACACCGCTGGAGGTGGCCTGCCTGTGGGCGGAGGAATGTTGGACATTTCAGAAAAGGCCTGCACACCACAAGAACACCATTCAGTGGTAGGGTTACCCCCGTCTTCACCAGAGCTTTGGCTTTTGGTGATAAAATTGCCATCATTGATCAAAATGGAGAGCACACGTACAGGGACCTTTACACTCAAAGTGTCCACTTGTCTCAGCAAatctgtgaagtgctcagatgttCCAGTGGAGACCTAAAGGAGGAGCGGATCTCGTTTTTATGCTCAAATGATGCCTCATATGTGATTGCCCAGTGGGCTTCCTGGATGAGTGGAGGCGTAGCTGTTCCCCTGTACAGGAAACACCCAGTGCAGGAACTGGAGTATTTCATCCAAGACTCCCAGAGTAGTCTAGTTATTGCCACAGAAGAGTATGTGAAGCACATAACCCCTAGTGCTGAGAAACTGGGAATACCCGTTCTGCCACTTGTTAACTCTGCTAGCGATGGATGGATAAATGATAAGACTGTGGAAGCGTTCCCCTTGGCAATTGACTGTCCTGAGTGGAAAGATAGAGGAGCGATGATAATCTACACCAGTGGGACTACAGGAAGACCAAAAGGTGTCCTTAGTACCCATCAGAATGTGCAAGCTGTG gtaACAGGGCTGGTTGACAAATGGGAGTGGACGAAGGAAGATGTTATCTTGCATGTGCTGCCTTTACACCATGTCCACGGAGTGATCAATAAGCTGCTGTGCCCTCTTTGGGTGGGAGCTACGTGCATCATGCTGTCCGAGTTCAGCCCTCAGAAG gTTTGGGAGAAGTTCTTAAGCCCCAGAGCTCCACGGATCAGCATCTTCATGGCGGTCCCCACTATTTACTCCAGGCTGATGGAGCATTATGACAAGCATTTCTCTCAGCCTCATGTCCAGGATTTTGTACGTGCCACGTGCCAGAATAATTTCAG GTTAATGGTTTCAGGATCGGCAGCCCTTCCTGTGCCAGTCCTGGAGAGGTGGAAGAACATCACCGGACACATGCTGCTGGAGAGGTACGGGATGACAGAGGTCGGAATGGCACTTTCTAACCCCTTGCATGGAGTTCGTGTCCCAG GGAGAAGATTGAAGGACTGGGAAAGGTACAGAACAGAACAGCCAGGAGGATCGAGGGACTCGGGTTATAATAACTGTTCCAAAGGATAA
- the ACSF3 gene encoding malonate--CoA ligase ACSF3, mitochondrial isoform X8, with protein MLGSWIFCHVNLPMRCLVHGVHRWRWPACGRRNVGHFRKGLHTTRTPFSGRVTPVFTRALAFGDKIAIIDQNGEHTYRDLYTQSVHLSQQICEVLRCSSGDLKEERISFLCSNDASYVIAQWASWMSGGVAVPLYRKHPVQELEYFIQDSQSSLVIATEEYVKHITPSAEKLGIPVLPLVNSASDGWINDKTVEAFPLAIDCPEWKDRGAMIIYTSGTTGRPKGVLSTHQNVQAVVTGLVDKWEWTKEDVILHVLPLHHVHGVINKLLCPLWVGATCIMLSEFSPQKVWEKFLSPRAPRISIFMAVPTIYSRLMEHYDKHFSQPHVQDFVRATCQNNFRLMVSGSAALPVPVLERWKNITGHMLLEREKIEGLGKVQNRTARRIEGLGL; from the exons ATGTTGGGCTCCTGGATATTTTGCCATGTGAATTTGCCCATGCGATGTCTTGTTCACGGTGTACACCGCTGGAGGTGGCCTGCCTGTGGGCGGAGGAATGTTGGACATTTCAGAAAAGGCCTGCACACCACAAGAACACCATTCAGTGGTAGGGTTACCCCCGTCTTCACCAGAGCTTTGGCTTTTGGTGATAAAATTGCCATCATTGATCAAAATGGAGAGCACACGTACAGGGACCTTTACACTCAAAGTGTCCACTTGTCTCAGCAAatctgtgaagtgctcagatgttCCAGTGGAGACCTAAAGGAGGAGCGGATCTCGTTTTTATGCTCAAATGATGCCTCATATGTGATTGCCCAGTGGGCTTCCTGGATGAGTGGAGGCGTAGCTGTTCCCCTGTACAGGAAACACCCAGTGCAGGAACTGGAGTATTTCATCCAAGACTCCCAGAGTAGTCTAGTTATTGCCACAGAAGAGTATGTGAAGCACATAACCCCTAGTGCTGAGAAACTGGGAATACCCGTTCTGCCACTTGTTAACTCTGCTAGCGATGGATGGATAAATGATAAGACTGTGGAAGCGTTCCCCTTGGCAATTGACTGTCCTGAGTGGAAAGATAGAGGAGCGATGATAATCTACACCAGTGGGACTACAGGAAGACCAAAAGGTGTCCTTAGTACCCATCAGAATGTGCAAGCTGTG gtaACAGGGCTGGTTGACAAATGGGAGTGGACGAAGGAAGATGTTATCTTGCATGTGCTGCCTTTACACCATGTCCACGGAGTGATCAATAAGCTGCTGTGCCCTCTTTGGGTGGGAGCTACGTGCATCATGCTGTCCGAGTTCAGCCCTCAGAAG gTTTGGGAGAAGTTCTTAAGCCCCAGAGCTCCACGGATCAGCATCTTCATGGCGGTCCCCACTATTTACTCCAGGCTGATGGAGCATTATGACAAGCATTTCTCTCAGCCTCATGTCCAGGATTTTGTACGTGCCACGTGCCAGAATAATTTCAG GTTAATGGTTTCAGGATCGGCAGCCCTTCCTGTGCCAGTCCTGGAGAGGTGGAAGAACATCACCGGACACATGCTGCTGGAGAG GGAGAAGATTGAAGGACTGGGAAAGGTACAGAACAGAACAGCCAGGAGGATCGAGGGACTCGGGTTATAA
- the ACSF3 gene encoding malonate--CoA ligase ACSF3, mitochondrial isoform X12, with translation MLGSWIFCHVNLPMRCLVHGVHRWRWPACGRRNVGHFRKGLHTTRTPFSGRVTPVFTRALAFGDKIAIIDQNGEHTYRDLYTQSVHLSQQICEVLRCSSGDLKEERISFLCSNDASYVIAQWASWMSGGVAVPLYRKHPVQELEYFIQDSQSSLVIATEEYVKHITPSAEKLGIPVLPLVNSASDGWINDKTVEAFPLAIDCPEWKDRGAMIIYTSGTTGRPKGVLSTHQNVQAVVTGLVDKWEWTKEDVILHVLPLHHVHGVINKLLCPLWVGATCIMLSEFSPQKGLPWELKVV, from the exons ATGTTGGGCTCCTGGATATTTTGCCATGTGAATTTGCCCATGCGATGTCTTGTTCACGGTGTACACCGCTGGAGGTGGCCTGCCTGTGGGCGGAGGAATGTTGGACATTTCAGAAAAGGCCTGCACACCACAAGAACACCATTCAGTGGTAGGGTTACCCCCGTCTTCACCAGAGCTTTGGCTTTTGGTGATAAAATTGCCATCATTGATCAAAATGGAGAGCACACGTACAGGGACCTTTACACTCAAAGTGTCCACTTGTCTCAGCAAatctgtgaagtgctcagatgttCCAGTGGAGACCTAAAGGAGGAGCGGATCTCGTTTTTATGCTCAAATGATGCCTCATATGTGATTGCCCAGTGGGCTTCCTGGATGAGTGGAGGCGTAGCTGTTCCCCTGTACAGGAAACACCCAGTGCAGGAACTGGAGTATTTCATCCAAGACTCCCAGAGTAGTCTAGTTATTGCCACAGAAGAGTATGTGAAGCACATAACCCCTAGTGCTGAGAAACTGGGAATACCCGTTCTGCCACTTGTTAACTCTGCTAGCGATGGATGGATAAATGATAAGACTGTGGAAGCGTTCCCCTTGGCAATTGACTGTCCTGAGTGGAAAGATAGAGGAGCGATGATAATCTACACCAGTGGGACTACAGGAAGACCAAAAGGTGTCCTTAGTACCCATCAGAATGTGCAAGCTGTG gtaACAGGGCTGGTTGACAAATGGGAGTGGACGAAGGAAGATGTTATCTTGCATGTGCTGCCTTTACACCATGTCCACGGAGTGATCAATAAGCTGCTGTGCCCTCTTTGGGTGGGAGCTACGTGCATCATGCTGTCCGAGTTCAGCCCTCAGAAG GGCCTCCCCTGGGAGCTGAAAGTGGTTTGA
- the ACSF3 gene encoding malonate--CoA ligase ACSF3, mitochondrial isoform X5 has protein sequence MLGSWIFCHVNLPMRCLVHGVHRWRWPACGRRNVGHFRKGLHTTRTPFSGRVTPVFTRALAFGDKIAIIDQNGEHTYRDLYTQSVHLSQQICEVLRCSSGDLKEERISFLCSNDASYVIAQWASWMSGGVAVPLYRKHPVQELEYFIQDSQSSLVIATEEYVKHITPSAEKLGIPVLPLVNSASDGWINDKTVEAFPLAIDCPEWKDRGAMIIYTSGTTGRPKGVLSTHQNVQAVVTGLVDKWEWTKEDVILHVLPLHHVHGVINKLLCPLWVGATCIMLSEFSPQKVWEKFLSPRAPRISIFMAVPTIYSRLMEHYDKHFSQPHVQDFVRATCQNNFRLMVSGSAALPVPVLERWKNITGHMLLERYGMTEVGMALSNPLHGVRVPGSVGTPLPGVEVRIATESLGREGPSYTIHAQGDERDTKETQRCTRRPRTGSRAAPLWTSSKAEAIKLAP, from the exons ATGTTGGGCTCCTGGATATTTTGCCATGTGAATTTGCCCATGCGATGTCTTGTTCACGGTGTACACCGCTGGAGGTGGCCTGCCTGTGGGCGGAGGAATGTTGGACATTTCAGAAAAGGCCTGCACACCACAAGAACACCATTCAGTGGTAGGGTTACCCCCGTCTTCACCAGAGCTTTGGCTTTTGGTGATAAAATTGCCATCATTGATCAAAATGGAGAGCACACGTACAGGGACCTTTACACTCAAAGTGTCCACTTGTCTCAGCAAatctgtgaagtgctcagatgttCCAGTGGAGACCTAAAGGAGGAGCGGATCTCGTTTTTATGCTCAAATGATGCCTCATATGTGATTGCCCAGTGGGCTTCCTGGATGAGTGGAGGCGTAGCTGTTCCCCTGTACAGGAAACACCCAGTGCAGGAACTGGAGTATTTCATCCAAGACTCCCAGAGTAGTCTAGTTATTGCCACAGAAGAGTATGTGAAGCACATAACCCCTAGTGCTGAGAAACTGGGAATACCCGTTCTGCCACTTGTTAACTCTGCTAGCGATGGATGGATAAATGATAAGACTGTGGAAGCGTTCCCCTTGGCAATTGACTGTCCTGAGTGGAAAGATAGAGGAGCGATGATAATCTACACCAGTGGGACTACAGGAAGACCAAAAGGTGTCCTTAGTACCCATCAGAATGTGCAAGCTGTG gtaACAGGGCTGGTTGACAAATGGGAGTGGACGAAGGAAGATGTTATCTTGCATGTGCTGCCTTTACACCATGTCCACGGAGTGATCAATAAGCTGCTGTGCCCTCTTTGGGTGGGAGCTACGTGCATCATGCTGTCCGAGTTCAGCCCTCAGAAG gTTTGGGAGAAGTTCTTAAGCCCCAGAGCTCCACGGATCAGCATCTTCATGGCGGTCCCCACTATTTACTCCAGGCTGATGGAGCATTATGACAAGCATTTCTCTCAGCCTCATGTCCAGGATTTTGTACGTGCCACGTGCCAGAATAATTTCAG GTTAATGGTTTCAGGATCGGCAGCCCTTCCTGTGCCAGTCCTGGAGAGGTGGAAGAACATCACCGGACACATGCTGCTGGAGAGGTACGGGATGACAGAGGTCGGAATGGCACTTTCTAACCCCTTGCATGGAGTTCGTGTCCCAG GATCTGTGGGGACCCCACTGCCAGGGGTGGAAGTGCGCATTGCCACGGAGAGCTTGGGCAGGGAAGGTCCTTCCTACACCATCCACGCTCAAGGAGATGAACGTGACACAAAG
- the ACSF3 gene encoding malonate--CoA ligase ACSF3, mitochondrial isoform X7, translating into MLGSWIFCHVNLPMRCLVHGVHRWRWPACGRRNVGHFRKGLHTTRTPFSGRVTPVFTRALAFGDKIAIIDQNGEHTYRDLYTQSVHLSQQICEVLRCSSGDLKEERISFLCSNDASYVIAQWASWMSGGVAVPLYRKHPVQELEYFIQDSQSSLVIATEEYVKHITPSAEKLGIPVLPLVNSASDGWINDKTVEAFPLAIDCPEWKDRGAMIIYTSGTTGRPKGVLSTHQNVQAVVTGLVDKWEWTKEDVILHVLPLHHVHGVINKLLCPLWVGATCIMLSEFSPQKVWEKFLSPRAPRISIFMAVPTIYSRLMEHYDKHFSQPHVQDFVRATCQNNFRLMVSGSAALPVPVLERWKNITGHMLLERICGDPTARGGSAHCHGELGQGRSFLHHPRSRR; encoded by the exons ATGTTGGGCTCCTGGATATTTTGCCATGTGAATTTGCCCATGCGATGTCTTGTTCACGGTGTACACCGCTGGAGGTGGCCTGCCTGTGGGCGGAGGAATGTTGGACATTTCAGAAAAGGCCTGCACACCACAAGAACACCATTCAGTGGTAGGGTTACCCCCGTCTTCACCAGAGCTTTGGCTTTTGGTGATAAAATTGCCATCATTGATCAAAATGGAGAGCACACGTACAGGGACCTTTACACTCAAAGTGTCCACTTGTCTCAGCAAatctgtgaagtgctcagatgttCCAGTGGAGACCTAAAGGAGGAGCGGATCTCGTTTTTATGCTCAAATGATGCCTCATATGTGATTGCCCAGTGGGCTTCCTGGATGAGTGGAGGCGTAGCTGTTCCCCTGTACAGGAAACACCCAGTGCAGGAACTGGAGTATTTCATCCAAGACTCCCAGAGTAGTCTAGTTATTGCCACAGAAGAGTATGTGAAGCACATAACCCCTAGTGCTGAGAAACTGGGAATACCCGTTCTGCCACTTGTTAACTCTGCTAGCGATGGATGGATAAATGATAAGACTGTGGAAGCGTTCCCCTTGGCAATTGACTGTCCTGAGTGGAAAGATAGAGGAGCGATGATAATCTACACCAGTGGGACTACAGGAAGACCAAAAGGTGTCCTTAGTACCCATCAGAATGTGCAAGCTGTG gtaACAGGGCTGGTTGACAAATGGGAGTGGACGAAGGAAGATGTTATCTTGCATGTGCTGCCTTTACACCATGTCCACGGAGTGATCAATAAGCTGCTGTGCCCTCTTTGGGTGGGAGCTACGTGCATCATGCTGTCCGAGTTCAGCCCTCAGAAG gTTTGGGAGAAGTTCTTAAGCCCCAGAGCTCCACGGATCAGCATCTTCATGGCGGTCCCCACTATTTACTCCAGGCTGATGGAGCATTATGACAAGCATTTCTCTCAGCCTCATGTCCAGGATTTTGTACGTGCCACGTGCCAGAATAATTTCAG GTTAATGGTTTCAGGATCGGCAGCCCTTCCTGTGCCAGTCCTGGAGAGGTGGAAGAACATCACCGGACACATGCTGCTGGAGAG GATCTGTGGGGACCCCACTGCCAGGGGTGGAAGTGCGCATTGCCACGGAGAGCTTGGGCAGGGAAGGTCCTTCCTACACCATCCACGCTCAAGGAGATGA
- the ACSF3 gene encoding malonate--CoA ligase ACSF3, mitochondrial isoform X10 — protein MLGSWIFCHVNLPMRCLVHGVHRWRWPACGRRNVGHFRKGLHTTRTPFSGRVTPVFTRALAFGDKIAIIDQNGEHTYRDLYTQSVHLSQQICEVLRCSSGDLKEERISFLCSNDASYVIAQWASWMSGGVAVPLYRKHPVQELEYFIQDSQSSLVIATEEYVKHITPSAEKLGIPVLPLVNSASDGWINDKTVEAFPLAIDCPEWKDRGAMIIYTSGTTGRPKGVLSTHQNVQAVVTGLVDKWEWTKEDVILHVLPLHHVHGVINKLLCPLWVGATCIMLSEFSPQKVWEKFLSPRAPRISIFMAVPTIYSRLMEHYDKHFSQPHVQDFVRATCQNNFRLMVSGSAALPVPVLERWKNITGHMLLER, from the exons ATGTTGGGCTCCTGGATATTTTGCCATGTGAATTTGCCCATGCGATGTCTTGTTCACGGTGTACACCGCTGGAGGTGGCCTGCCTGTGGGCGGAGGAATGTTGGACATTTCAGAAAAGGCCTGCACACCACAAGAACACCATTCAGTGGTAGGGTTACCCCCGTCTTCACCAGAGCTTTGGCTTTTGGTGATAAAATTGCCATCATTGATCAAAATGGAGAGCACACGTACAGGGACCTTTACACTCAAAGTGTCCACTTGTCTCAGCAAatctgtgaagtgctcagatgttCCAGTGGAGACCTAAAGGAGGAGCGGATCTCGTTTTTATGCTCAAATGATGCCTCATATGTGATTGCCCAGTGGGCTTCCTGGATGAGTGGAGGCGTAGCTGTTCCCCTGTACAGGAAACACCCAGTGCAGGAACTGGAGTATTTCATCCAAGACTCCCAGAGTAGTCTAGTTATTGCCACAGAAGAGTATGTGAAGCACATAACCCCTAGTGCTGAGAAACTGGGAATACCCGTTCTGCCACTTGTTAACTCTGCTAGCGATGGATGGATAAATGATAAGACTGTGGAAGCGTTCCCCTTGGCAATTGACTGTCCTGAGTGGAAAGATAGAGGAGCGATGATAATCTACACCAGTGGGACTACAGGAAGACCAAAAGGTGTCCTTAGTACCCATCAGAATGTGCAAGCTGTG gtaACAGGGCTGGTTGACAAATGGGAGTGGACGAAGGAAGATGTTATCTTGCATGTGCTGCCTTTACACCATGTCCACGGAGTGATCAATAAGCTGCTGTGCCCTCTTTGGGTGGGAGCTACGTGCATCATGCTGTCCGAGTTCAGCCCTCAGAAG gTTTGGGAGAAGTTCTTAAGCCCCAGAGCTCCACGGATCAGCATCTTCATGGCGGTCCCCACTATTTACTCCAGGCTGATGGAGCATTATGACAAGCATTTCTCTCAGCCTCATGTCCAGGATTTTGTACGTGCCACGTGCCAGAATAATTTCAG GTTAATGGTTTCAGGATCGGCAGCCCTTCCTGTGCCAGTCCTGGAGAGGTGGAAGAACATCACCGGACACATGCTGCTGGAGAG